The genomic interval AATAATGAACCTTTACCGCCTATGAATAAGCCATCAACCCTGCCTATGTCCCTGTTTTTACTCTTTTTGTTTACTTCTTTCTTCATACAAAGCGTTGTTGCTCAGAAAAATACGCCTTTGAAAGTTGCTTCTTACAACCTGCGCTATAATACGCCCAACGATGGCGTGAATGCCTGGCCAAACCGGAAAGAGCAGGTGAAGGCATTAATCAATTACCATGAATTTGATATTTTTGGAGTACAGGAAGCTTTAAGAGGTCAGCTCAATGACTTAGCGGAAAGTAATAAATTTGCTTTTACAGGCAAAGGCCGGGACGATGGCAAAGAGGCGGGAGAACATTCGGCTATATTTTATAAGAAAGACAGATTTAAATTAATCCAGTCAGGAGATTTCTGGTTAAGCGAAACACCAGAGAAACCTTCTCTGGGCTGGGATGCCACTTGCTGTAACCGGATTTGTTCATGGGCAAAATTCACCGATCTGCAAACCAAAAAAGACTTTTACTACTTTAGTGTACACTTTGACCACCAGGGCGTGAAAGCCCGGCAGGAATCCGGGAAATTAATGGTGCAAAAAATAAAGGAAATTGCCAAAAATGCACCGGTCGTCTGCGTAGGCGATCTCAATTCAACGCCTGACACTGAGCAGGTCAAACTCATACAAACGCTGCTTAACGATTCCTACCAGGTTACCAAAGTGCCTCCTTACGGGCCAGTCGGCACATTTAATGGATTCAAGTTTGATGCACCCATGGAAAACCGCATTGATTACATTTTTGTAAGCAAAAATATACAGGTACTCTCTTACGCTGCCTTATCTGATTCCAAAGAACAACGTTATCCTTCTGATCATCTGCCGGTAGTAGCAAAAATAATTATTCCTTAGCAGTTATGCTTAACTATGTAGAAAATCGCTGCATATAAGGTTACAAAGTCCATATTTATAAAGCCGGACGTCCGAAATTAAGTACCTGGACGACCTGGGAATACTTTTGATGCAATTTTGTGTCATCACTCAAACAAAATTGTATTCAATCCCAATCCTATGAAAACTGTCAGAACAGAAATCACCATTCATGCACCAGCCGAAAAAATATGGAATATCCTTATGGATTTTGAGCAGTATCCTTACTGGAATCCTTTTATTAAAAAGATCAGTGGCGAGAAAAAACAGCATGGAAAATTAGAGGCCTTTATACAGCCGGAAGGACAAAGCGGCATGAGGTTTAGACCTACCATTCAGAAGTACGAACCCAACCGGGAATTCCAATGGCTGGGCAATCTGTGGTTTTCTGGTATTTTCGATGGGCGGCATAGCTTTAAACTTATACCTCTGGAAAATGGCAGTACGCTCTTTATTCATGCCGAGCAATTTACCGGCTTGCTGGTAACCCCACTATGGAGAATGTTGTATGCTCCTACATTAAAAGGCTTCGAAAGTATGAACGTTGCGCTCAAGCAACGGGCTGAAACGCTGTAGATATAGAGAATACTAACGGAAAAAGAATTTTCAACAAATCTTAGTTTTGTACAAACATCATTTAGTTTTTAAGCAAATAAGTTATATCTTTGCAAAAAAATTGAAAGCTTATACTATAAGTTTCTATTACTACATCAAAGCCTGCTACTCTTTATGCAGGTAACAATTTCATAGTCTATCGCTTAATTGCTATTCTTCTATAGTTTTGTTTCCAATTTTTTTCTCTGAAAATGTACGCTTCAAGGGAATCGTACGTACAAAACTTTATTTAAAATACTTACAAATCAATGAAAAAACTAAGATTTGATGAACTCTCTCTGTCCGAAGAAATACAAAAAGCAGTGGCAGATATGGGGTTCGTTGAGGCTTCTCCGATACAATCGGAAGCCATCCCCTATATTCTCGACGGGAGAGATGTAATCGGTCAGGCGCAAACCGGAACAGGTAAAACAGCCGCTTTTGGTATTCCCGCCCTGGAAATGGTAGACACCAGCCAGAAAAATGTGCAGGTGCTGGTTCTTTGCCCTACCCGTGAACTTGCTGTTCAGGTGGCAGATGAATTTAAAAAACTCTCCAAATACCGCAAAGACATACATTCGGTAGCCATTTATGGAGGAGAAAATATTGAAAAACAGATTACTGCGCTCAGAAGAGGTGTACACATTGTAATTGGTACCCCAGGCCGGGTAATGGACCATATGGAACGCAGAACCCTGAATCTGGAAAACGTACGCATGATGGTTCTTGATGAAGCCGACGAAATGCTTGATATGGGATTCCGGGAAGATATTGAAAGTATTCTGGAACAGGTGCCGGATGAGAGGCAGACTATCTTCTTTTCAGCTACGATGTCTAAGCCTATTATGACATTAACCAAAAAATACCAGGTGAATCCACAGCTGGTAAAAGTGGTAAAGAATGAGCTGACAGCTAATAACATTGAGCAATTATTCTATGAGGTGAAACCTAAAGCCAAAGTAGAAGTAATGGCCCGCCTGATAGATATGTACAACCTGAAGTTGATATTAGTGTTCTGTAACACTAAAATGAAGGTGGATGAACTGGTAGAAGACCTACAGATCAGAGGGTATCAGGCAGAGGGTTTACATGGGGACTTACGCCAGCAGCAGCGGAACAATGTAATGGCTAAATTCCGGGCTGGAGCCACTAATATTCTGGTAGCTACCGACGTAGCCGCCCGTGGTATTGATGTGGAAGATGTAGATGCTGTATTCAATTTTGATATTCCGTTGGATGAAGAATACTATGTACACCGCATTGGCCGGACAGGGCGTGCCGGTAAATCCGGTAAAGCATTTTCGTTTGTGGTAGGCCGTGAAATTCAGCGTTTACGTGAAATTCAGGCATATACCAAAGTAAAAATCGAGCGGGGCGTAATTCCTTCCTATGAAGATATTGTAGGGGTAAAAAAAGCCAAGTTCATCGAAAAAATCAAAGAAACCATATCAGAAGGTGGCCTGGATATATTTGCAGATATGATCGACCAATTGCACCATGCCGGTTTAAGCAATGAGGATATTATTCTCGGCCTGATCAAAATGAATATGGGCGTTCAGAAAAATGAATTTGCCGATATGGACCTGAGCGGTGATGACCGTTCGGAAAGAAGGGAAAGAAGAGGAGGCGAACGCGAAAGATTCGGAGACAGAGGCCGCCGGGAAGACCGTGGTGGTAGCCGGGATGGCCGCAGCAGCGGCAGAGGTGTCCGTGAAAATGACCGTTCTACCAATGCTTCCATGGTTCGGTTATTCATTAACATAGGTCGTGACCAGAAAGTACGTCCGGGAGATATTGTGGGAGCGATCGCTGGAGAAACTGGTATTGCCGGAAATGCCATCGGCAGTATTGATATTTACGATAAGTTTTCTTTTGTAGAAGTTCCTAAAACGGATGTACGCAAAGTACTGGAGCTAATGGATAACAATTCAATCAAAGGCAAAAAGGTAAATATTGAAATAGCCAAGCAATAATTCATCAATAAACTCCTTAGAAAGACTGTAATTAATTTTACAGTCTTTTTTTGTTTTAAAACCTCTTAGTTCTCACGCTTCCGCACTATATTTCCGATTCAGGCACAAATCAAATTGATCCATTAACTTATATGGCAAAACCACTTTGGGGCATAGATCTAGGAGGGACCAAAATCGAAGGCGTTGTATTACAACCGGAAGCAAAACCCAATGTATTAGCACGTCTCCGCATCCCCACAGAATCTGCCAGAGGATATGAACACATTATCAGTCAGATAAAAAAAGTGATAGGAATGCTGTCGGTGCAAACCGGCCTACAGCCAGAATTAATAAGAATCTGCACACCCGGAACTTTAGACCCTATTACCCAGACGTTGAAAAACAGCAATACGCAGTGTCTGAACGGAAAACCTTTTAAACAGGATTTAGAGCAGGCTTTACAAATTTCTATACGTATTGCCAATGATGCCAACTGTTTTGCGCTCGCAGAAGCCAATATGGGAGTCGTACAAGAGATACTACCTAAAGCAGAAGTGGTTTTTGGTGTAATACTAGGCACTGGTGTAGACGGGGGAGTAGTCGTACACAATAAAGTAATCAATGGCAGGCAAGGTATTGGCGGCGAATGGGGGCATAATGTGCTGGATGTATCTGGCGGCCCTTGCTATTGTGGGAAAACGGGATGTGTAGAAAAGGTGATTTCTGGTCCGGCACTAGAAAATTATTATCAGTCGATTAGCGGAAAAACTTACGTTTGCCAGAAATAGTGCAAAACTATTACCTAGGCACTGATGAACAGGCAACGATTATCTTGCAACGTTTGATACACAATTTTGGTAAAGCGATCTCAGTTGTAATTAATATTTTAGACCCAGACGTGATTGTATTAGGCGGCGGCGTTGGAAACATTGATTTACTGTATTCAGCCGGTGTAGAAGAAGTAAAAAAGTATGTATTCAATAATCGCCTCAATACCATTTTTGCAAAACCCAGCTTAGGTGATAGCGCCGGGGTTTTTGGTGCAGCTATGCTGGTATCTTGAAATTTTAATTAAAATCTTTACACTTCATTAAAAGCCAGAGCAGTACATGCTGTTCTGGCTTTCAGTTTTTTCTTATATTCCATATAGGATTATCTCAATAATTTTTATTGTCAATATTAATAAATTGTTAATTTTTTATTAACTTAACATTACTCAATCGTATAGTATGTTACTTATTTATTACGCTGTTGAAAAGGAACCTTTACATATTACTCTGTCTCTATCTGATTCCTCTATTTGAGAGCTTTGGACAAGTACATCCTTTTCATTCTACGTTTGAACAACAAGCATTTACCTTTACTGATTCTGTTTCCCACGAAAATTTACTGGCCTTATTTTTAGCCTCCAATACCAGTGCTGATGAAAAGCAATTTGCACAGATCAATAAGCAGGCAGAAGACTTATATCTTTTATTAAAGCAGGAGAAACAACAAATTAAATCTGAAAGACGCTACCTCAAATGGGTATTCGACCAGGTAAAAAATGAATTTTTCCACGAGTACGAAATGTATCCTGCATTTTATAGAACCTTTACCCAGAAAACATATAACTGCTTATCTGGCACAGCTTTGTATGCCCTGTTTTTACAAAAGTTAGGCTACACAGTGGATATTCACGAAACCGCTCTCCATGCCTATTTGCTAGTAAAAATTAATAAAAGGCAATTTTTGATGGACGCTACTGACCCTGAAAATGGATTTATATCCGATTTAATTATGATTAAGCAACGGGAGCAAATGTACAGGCAAAACGAACAAGCTAAAAACCAGCCTGCTTTTAACCGTAACATCCAATTGATAGAACTGGCAGGTTTGCAATACTATAACGAGGCTATGCTCCAGTATAATAAACAGAATTACAAAGAAAGCGCTCAATTACTGGAAAAAGCCATTCGTTTATATCCCCGTTCTGAACGGATTGCGATTTTACAAACCAGTGCCATAAATCTGGTAGCAAGTACTTCCAATAAGAAAGATAACCGCAGAAAAAATGTAGTTAATCCTGCCTCAGCAGGATTATCCAATAAGTAAAGATTATATTCATAAAAATAAAAAGCCTGATACGTGTTGAAGCGTATCAGGCTTTTTATTTGAAATACCTAATAATTAGGGTACCCTTGAAGTAATAGGATTCGATACAGGCATCGTACTTCCACTTTTAAATTGTTCGATGCCACTATCAAGAAATGCAATGAAGTTTTTTGCATTTAAATCGTAGGCGGTAGCTGGCACCAGTAACTCTCCATCGTGATTCAGTAATGTATAAAAAGGCTGGGCATTATTATTAAACTTAGTAATCTGGAGATCGGCATTCTGGGCACCAATGGTCTTTTTTACTTTGTTGTCATACGTAGAGGTATACCACTCTGACTCTGGCAATTCTGACTTATCATCTACATACAAAGCAATCACCACATATTCATTGGACAGGCGGCTTAACACACTTGGGTCCGACCAAACTCTGGCTTCCATTTCCCGGCAATTAGCACATCCATGGCCGGTAAAATCAATAAAAACAGGTTTATTCACTTTTTGAGCATAAGCAAGCCCCTGCTTGTAATCGAAAAAGCCCTGTAAGCCATGCGGCAGTTTGAATGTATCATCATACTTAGGCTTTTCAGTCAGCGCATTGGTATTGCTTGCCAGCAAGCCTCTGGAGGGTGTATTCAGGTCAAAGTCTTGTGTCGTTTGAGGAGGCAGGTATCCGGCAAGCGCTTTTAATGGAGCGCCATACATACCTGGAATCAGGTATACTACAAATGTAAAGGTGAGAATAGCTAAGATGGCTCTGGGCACACTTACTGTTTTCACTTCAGAGTCATGGGGCATGCGGATTTTCCCCAGCAGGTAAAAACCAATCAGGGAAAATATCACAATCCAGAACGCCAGGAAAACCTCACGATCCAGAATACCCCAGTGATATACCTGGTCAGCAATGCTTAGGAATTTAAGAGCTAAAGCCAGTTCCAGAAATCCCAGTACTACTTTCACTGAATTAAGCCAGCCACCGGATTTAGGCAAACTACTCAGCCACTGTGGAAAAATAGCAAACAAACTGAAGGGCAAGGCAAAAGCCAGGGAAAATGCGAACATACCTGCCACAGGTTTAACCACCATGCCGCCAGCAGATTCTACCAGGATACTACCTACCAGAGGGCCTGTGCATGAAAAAGAAACCAGCACAATGGTGAAAGCCATAAAAAACACACCTATCAATCCACCCTTATCAGCTTGTGCATCCACTTTGGTGATTACGGAACCTGGTAATGTTAAATCGAACAGACCCAGGAATGATAAGGCAAAAACTATAAATATCAGGAAGAAGAAAACGTTGGGTAGCCAGTGTGTGCTCACAAAATTGGCGAAAGCTGGTCCGTTGATCAGCGAAACCAGTGTACCAATCAAGACATATAATACAATAATAGACAAGCCATAAATAAGAGCCTTTGTAATTCCCTGTTTACGGGTTCCGCTATGATTGGTAAAAAATGTAACGGTCATAGGGATCATGGGAAAAACGCAAGGGGTAAGCAACGCAGCCAGACCTGCCAGAAAAGCAAATACCATAAAAGTTGCCAGAGAATAAGGATCATTATCTGCCGGCATGGTTACTCGTGAACTAGTAATGGCTGGTGCCGGTTTTACTTCCTCTGCCTTTGGCGTTTCTGCTACTTTATCTGTTCCCTCATCACCCACATTAGGGCTTTTTGTATCAGCTGAACCATTTACAGTTTCTGTGTTTTCAGTTGAGGCATTTGAAAGCTGGCTACCATCTGAAGAGGTTGATCCGGCATCTGCCACAAATTTGATATTAGTAAAGCTATATTCATCTTCAAACGGGATACACTTACCATCAATATCCGAGCAAACCTGGTACACATAACTGGCTTCAATTTTTGGATTATTCTTCAGGATTTTCACTGCCTGCCGGAATTCTCCCTTGCCAGTGAAATAGGTATAGTCACCATCAAAAATGTCACTATACTTTTTCTTAGGCTTCACTGGCTTTATGTCTCCTACCAGCTGATAGGTATCATTGGGCTTAAACTTAAATGTAGTTACCTGAGGGCCCAGTTCAGGGTCAAAGTCAGAAGAATACAGATACCAGTCTTTATCAATGGTGGCATAAAATATCAGTTCCGTTTGCTCACCAGCTTTTACCTCTTTTTTAGAAACATCATACGTCCATTTAGCCGGTTTTAATACCTGAGCCCAGGCAGTTACGGTCGTTATCAACAACAAAAATATC from Rhodocytophaga rosea carries:
- a CDS encoding protein-disulfide reductase DsbD family protein, which produces MRRFSPLIFLLLITTVTAWAQVLKPAKWTYDVSKKEVKAGEQTELIFYATIDKDWYLYSSDFDPELGPQVTTFKFKPNDTYQLVGDIKPVKPKKKYSDIFDGDYTYFTGKGEFRQAVKILKNNPKIEASYVYQVCSDIDGKCIPFEDEYSFTNIKFVADAGSTSSDGSQLSNASTENTETVNGSADTKSPNVGDEGTDKVAETPKAEEVKPAPAITSSRVTMPADNDPYSLATFMVFAFLAGLAALLTPCVFPMIPMTVTFFTNHSGTRKQGITKALIYGLSIIVLYVLIGTLVSLINGPAFANFVSTHWLPNVFFFLIFIVFALSFLGLFDLTLPGSVITKVDAQADKGGLIGVFFMAFTIVLVSFSCTGPLVGSILVESAGGMVVKPVAGMFAFSLAFALPFSLFAIFPQWLSSLPKSGGWLNSVKVVLGFLELALALKFLSIADQVYHWGILDREVFLAFWIVIFSLIGFYLLGKIRMPHDSEVKTVSVPRAILAILTFTFVVYLIPGMYGAPLKALAGYLPPQTTQDFDLNTPSRGLLASNTNALTEKPKYDDTFKLPHGLQGFFDYKQGLAYAQKVNKPVFIDFTGHGCANCREMEARVWSDPSVLSRLSNEYVVIALYVDDKSELPESEWYTSTYDNKVKKTIGAQNADLQITKFNNNAQPFYTLLNHDGELLVPATAYDLNAKNFIAFLDSGIEQFKSGSTMPVSNPITSRVP
- a CDS encoding ROK family protein, which translates into the protein MAKPLWGIDLGGTKIEGVVLQPEAKPNVLARLRIPTESARGYEHIISQIKKVIGMLSVQTGLQPELIRICTPGTLDPITQTLKNSNTQCLNGKPFKQDLEQALQISIRIANDANCFALAEANMGVVQEILPKAEVVFGVILGTGVDGGVVVHNKVINGRQGIGGEWGHNVLDVSGGPCYCGKTGCVEKVISGPALENYYQSISGKTYVCQK
- a CDS encoding SRPBCC domain-containing protein, yielding MKTVRTEITIHAPAEKIWNILMDFEQYPYWNPFIKKISGEKKQHGKLEAFIQPEGQSGMRFRPTIQKYEPNREFQWLGNLWFSGIFDGRHSFKLIPLENGSTLFIHAEQFTGLLVTPLWRMLYAPTLKGFESMNVALKQRAETL
- a CDS encoding ROK family protein, producing MPEIVQNYYLGTDEQATIILQRLIHNFGKAISVVINILDPDVIVLGGGVGNIDLLYSAGVEEVKKYVFNNRLNTIFAKPSLGDSAGVFGAAMLVS
- a CDS encoding endonuclease/exonuclease/phosphatase family protein, with protein sequence MSLFLLFLFTSFFIQSVVAQKNTPLKVASYNLRYNTPNDGVNAWPNRKEQVKALINYHEFDIFGVQEALRGQLNDLAESNKFAFTGKGRDDGKEAGEHSAIFYKKDRFKLIQSGDFWLSETPEKPSLGWDATCCNRICSWAKFTDLQTKKDFYYFSVHFDHQGVKARQESGKLMVQKIKEIAKNAPVVCVGDLNSTPDTEQVKLIQTLLNDSYQVTKVPPYGPVGTFNGFKFDAPMENRIDYIFVSKNIQVLSYAALSDSKEQRYPSDHLPVVAKIIIP
- a CDS encoding DEAD/DEAH box helicase — translated: MKKLRFDELSLSEEIQKAVADMGFVEASPIQSEAIPYILDGRDVIGQAQTGTGKTAAFGIPALEMVDTSQKNVQVLVLCPTRELAVQVADEFKKLSKYRKDIHSVAIYGGENIEKQITALRRGVHIVIGTPGRVMDHMERRTLNLENVRMMVLDEADEMLDMGFREDIESILEQVPDERQTIFFSATMSKPIMTLTKKYQVNPQLVKVVKNELTANNIEQLFYEVKPKAKVEVMARLIDMYNLKLILVFCNTKMKVDELVEDLQIRGYQAEGLHGDLRQQQRNNVMAKFRAGATNILVATDVAARGIDVEDVDAVFNFDIPLDEEYYVHRIGRTGRAGKSGKAFSFVVGREIQRLREIQAYTKVKIERGVIPSYEDIVGVKKAKFIEKIKETISEGGLDIFADMIDQLHHAGLSNEDIILGLIKMNMGVQKNEFADMDLSGDDRSERRERRGGERERFGDRGRREDRGGSRDGRSSGRGVRENDRSTNASMVRLFINIGRDQKVRPGDIVGAIAGETGIAGNAIGSIDIYDKFSFVEVPKTDVRKVLELMDNNSIKGKKVNIEIAKQ